The Psychrobium sp. MM17-31 DNA window CGGACTAATATGGGATTCGTCTCATGAGTATGACCCCAAACAGCCACTGGCTCGATGCCGCGCAACAGTTATCACAACAAGGACAAAGCTATGTGCTTGTGACCTTATTAGGTGTGCGTGGCTCTGCGCCGCGCGATAGTGGTACTAAAATGGTGGTAAGTGATAGTGCGACTTTCGACACCATCGGCGGCGGTCATCTCGAACACAAGGCGACGCAAATTGCCCAGCAGCTAATTCGTGATGGACAAAGTGGTCAGAAAATTGAGCATTTTCCATTGAGCGCCAAGCTTGGCCAATGTTGTGGCGGCAGCACCAGCGTATTGTTCGAAACCTTTATCAATACCAATATCAATGTGATGATGTTTGGCGCTGGCCATGTTGGTCATGCTATTGCGCCAATGCTGGCGGGATTACCAGTTAATTTACATTGGGTGGATGAGCGCAGCGATTTATTTCCAGCGC harbors:
- the xdhC gene encoding xanthine dehydrogenase accessory protein XdhC yields the protein MSMTPNSHWLDAAQQLSQQGQSYVLVTLLGVRGSAPRDSGTKMVVSDSATFDTIGGGHLEHKATQIAQQLIRDGQSGQKIEHFPLSAKLGQCCGGSTSVLFETFINTNINVMMFGAGHVGHAIAPMLAGLPVNLHWVDERSDLFPAHRARNTHHIVSEVPSDEVASMPPNSYYIILTHNHQRDFDITSAILKRGDAKYIGLIGSDTKWKRFKQRFSHRGFTDEQIASITCPVGLSDVPGKLPMEVAVSIVGQVINLYQQELAPVPHKQGVQWDELKQMLDGKIETEQLENK